The Elusimicrobiota bacterium nucleotide sequence GAAAAAATAGCCGAACAGTTTTTTTGTGATCTTCAAACTCACTTTACGCTTGTTCCTCCCAAAGCTGGAGCGAACGTTCATTTCGCTTTACCCATTTATAAGAGCTCCGTATTTCGCGATTCCCAAATTGTTTCCGGGTTCCGCGTGGTTTCAAACCTTCAACTCTATTTGGATTTGATGAATCACCCCCTGGGGGGAAAGGAACAAGCCGATTGGTTAGCGGATCGGCTAAAAGAACTTAAAACACCCCTGATGGGTGGAGAGGGGAAATGACCCCTTACGAAGTGGCCTTTCATGAAACACTTTTGGCGCTGGGGCAAAACAATTTAAACAACCTGGTCATCGTCGGTGGTTGGTGTCCTTACCTCTACGCCAAATACGTTTGGCAGAAACAGGCTCCAGAAATCATGACAGTGGACATCGATTTTGCCGTAAAACATATGACCCCGGACCGGTTTTCCGAGCCTGTTTACAAAAAGTTACTCGCCGCCCATCTTGTCCCTCGACGGATGGATTTGGACGATGACAACAAATTTCATTTTGCCTACATGGCCGAGCGCGTTATGGTCCCCATCGATTTCATCACTGAGCCTGATGTTCTTCCCAAAGGACAAACTTCCTTCAAAAGGCCCTATGTGGCGTGTGACGCAGTTCCCGAAGTTGCGATCGCATTAAAGCCAGAACCGGTTAAGCACACAGTTCACTATAAGCACAAATATCTCTCCATTCAAATCGCAGCACCTGAAGGATTATTGCTTTCAAAAGCTCTCCTGATTGAACATCGCCTCAATTCTTCGAAGACACCGAAAGATCTAGCAACCATTGCTTTCCTTATGCGTTACTCGCCGGACCGGCACCAACTATTGAATAATATTGTAAAACTTAAGGGTCACTCCGACACCAAGGAAGCAGGGCGCATCCTGAAGAATTTCGTGGGGGATGAGCGCCAACCTGGGTTCGGGATGTTGAGGGATTATTTCTCGAGATGGAATGTGCCAAAAGACCTCATTGATGAACAAATTAAATTTACTTTCGATCCTTTGATTTCAGCTCTTGTTTCACAGAAGAAGCGTAGTTCAGTTTGACCCAGAAATCGGGCGTATAGTTCTCTGTTGAAAAATGGAGATTCCTATTCAGTTTCAATAGTTTGAAAGGGAGGTAAGATGACGGAATCAATTCATGGACATGATGTGATGCGGATGATGGTGGAAGCGAATCGGGCCTTTACAGAAGGGCAACTGAAAGAAGCTATTGCCGCCAAGTTTGGGAAGGACGCGCGGTTTCATACCTGTTCGGCTTCCGAGATGACGGCGGAGGACTTGATTGGGTTTTTGCGGGCGCGAAGTAAATTTATCGTTTCGGACGACACCGTGGCCATGAAGGCGGAGAATATTTGCGATCACGAATGAACTGGGTTTATCGTTTAGAAAAGAGGGCATGCCTGTGCGTTTGTTGAGTAAGTTAATTAGGCAAGTACGTCCCCTATCGTTTTTGGGGTCCCTTATGGTTTTATGGGGTGGGGGTGCTTTACTGGCTTCGGGGTCCCATGTGCGGGTGGAATTGTTGGCGGAGCCGGGGGCAGTGGTGGCGGGGGGGGAAGCGTTTTGGGTGGCGGTGCGGTTGGATCACGATCCGGGGTGGCATACGTACTACAAGGAGCCGGGGGATTCGGGGTTGCCGACCAAAATTCGGTGGGAGTTGCCGGAAGGGTTTTCGGCAGGGGAGATTCGCTGGCCGGTGCCCCAACGGATTGAGTTGCCGCCACTCGTCAATTATGGGTATGAGGGGCAGGCCTCGTTGCTTGTTTTGATGACGCCTCCGGCGGAGATCGTGGGGGAGAGCGTTACGTTGAAAGCTCAGGTTTCTTGGCTGGAATGTTTGGAAGCTTGTGTGCCTGGGAAAGCGGACGTTGCGGTGACATTGCCGGTATCGGATTCGCCAGTGACGCCCACGATGGAGATGTCTTTGTTTTTTAATGAGGCACGGGCTCTCTTGGAAAAGGTTAGCCCCTCTCGGGTTGGCGGGGAGGGGGCGCTGGGGGGTGGGCTCACTATTTGGTTGGCGGTTTTATTGGCCTTTTTCGGCGGGGTGTTGCTTAACCTGATGCCCTGTGTTTTGCCGGTGTTGTCCATTAAGTTTTTGGGGTTTATCGAGACACCACGGGAAACCCTTCGTTGGCATGGGGTGCTTTACGGGGTTGGGGTGTGGGTCTCCTTTTTGGTTTTGGCTGGTGTGTTGATTTTTCTGCGGGCGGGTGGGGAAAAGTTGGGGTGGGGGTTTCAACTTCAATCGCCCTTTTTTGTGGGGATACTGGCCGCCCTCTTTTTTACCTTGGCCCTTAACCTGTTGGGTGTTTTTGAGATCGGGACCTCCCTGATCGGATTGGGTGGACTGTTGGGGGGAAAGTCGTCGGCCAACGCCTTCTTGAGCGGGGCTTTGGCGGTCTTGGTGGCGACCCCTTGCACGGCACCTTTTATGGGGCCGGCCTTAGGGTATGCGCTGACCCAATCGGCGGGGATTTCCTTAGTAACTTTTTCCGCCCTTGGGGTGGGGATGGCGTTTCCCTATGTTCTCCTTTCTTTTTTTCCGGGTGGGTTACGGTGGATTCCTAAGCCTGGCCCATGGATGGTGACCTTAAAGCAGGGGATGGCTTTCCTCTTCTTTGCCACCTGCCTTTGGATGGTGTGGGTGTTGGGGTTGCAGGGTGGGGTAGGGCTGGTGACCAAGGCCCTCCTTATCTTTCTTGGGATTGCGGTGGGGGGATGGTTGGCTGGGTCCGTGGCGGGGCGGGCGCGGTCGGACAGGGGCCGATCGGGGGTACGGTGGATGGGGGCCTTGATTGGGATTGGTTCCGCTCTGGGGCTGTTATCGTTTCGTGGGGCGGTTCTTACGGCGGTCTCGGCAGAGGATGCCTTTTCCCAGGAGCGGGTGGAAACCCTTTTGGCTGAGGGGCGGCCTGTGTTTGTTGATTTTACCGCGGCGTGGTGTATTACGTGCCAAGTGAATGAAAAGACGACGCTCTCTACCCAAAAAGTTCAAAACGCTTTTCAGAAATACAACGTGGCTTTTCTCGTGGCGGACTGGACCAACAGTGACCCGGCCATTACCCACGCCCTGGAACTTTTTGGGCGGGATGGTGTTCCACTTTACATACTCTACGTGCCGGGGCTGGAACCGCGTGTTTTACCAACAATTCTAACCCCGGACATTGTATTGGATGCCTTAAAATCTCTTCATCAAGGGAGTTCTTCATGAAAAACTGGATTCGTTCGTTCATGGCCATTGTGTTGTGCGCCACCGCTCTTCCCGCCCTGGCGCTGGAGTCGGGAAAACCTGCCCCGGATTTCAGTCTGACGGATATTCACGGAAAAAAGCAAACCCTCTCGAAAATGAAGGGGAAATTTGTTGTGCTGGAATGGATTAACCACGACTGCCCTTTTGTGAAAAAGCAC carries:
- a CDS encoding YecH family protein — encoded protein: MTESIHGHDVMRMMVEANRAFTEGQLKEAIAAKFGKDARFHTCSASEMTAEDLIGFLRARSKFIVSDDTVAMKAENICDHE
- a CDS encoding thioredoxin family protein → MVLWGGGALLASGSHVRVELLAEPGAVVAGGEAFWVAVRLDHDPGWHTYYKEPGDSGLPTKIRWELPEGFSAGEIRWPVPQRIELPPLVNYGYEGQASLLVLMTPPAEIVGESVTLKAQVSWLECLEACVPGKADVAVTLPVSDSPVTPTMEMSLFFNEARALLEKVSPSRVGGEGALGGGLTIWLAVLLAFFGGVLLNLMPCVLPVLSIKFLGFIETPRETLRWHGVLYGVGVWVSFLVLAGVLIFLRAGGEKLGWGFQLQSPFFVGILAALFFTLALNLLGVFEIGTSLIGLGGLLGGKSSANAFLSGALAVLVATPCTAPFMGPALGYALTQSAGISLVTFSALGVGMAFPYVLLSFFPGGLRWIPKPGPWMVTLKQGMAFLFFATCLWMVWVLGLQGGVGLVTKALLIFLGIAVGGWLAGSVAGRARSDRGRSGVRWMGALIGIGSALGLLSFRGAVLTAVSAEDAFSQERVETLLAEGRPVFVDFTAAWCITCQVNEKTTLSTQKVQNAFQKYNVAFLVADWTNSDPAITHALELFGRDGVPLYILYVPGLEPRVLPTILTPDIVLDALKSLHQGSSS